In the Cheilinus undulatus linkage group 19, ASM1832078v1, whole genome shotgun sequence genome, one interval contains:
- the crispld1a gene encoding cysteine-rich secretory protein LCCL domain-containing 1 yields MRSWTLPRGMLLPLLLLHTANSMVMLPNSTALEQILEKYHDEKGDWWEAKQRGKRAITDSDAQLILDLHNKLRGQVYPPASNMEYMVWDTELERTAEEWAETCLWEHGPAGLLPQIGQNLGAHWGRYRPPTFHVQAWYDEVKDFTFPYPQECNPYCPFRCSGPVCTHYTQLVWATSSRIGCAVNLCYNMNVWGQIWAKAVYLVCNYSPKGNWWGYAPYKHGTPCSACPPSYGGGCKDNLCYKDDSSYPPKEETEENNFIEPEAPRTPQKPRPRAPKPEPPPAPAPTQPPTEDLQKNEVVNTQQMSQLVTCDTKLRDQCKGTPCNRYECPAGCLDAPGKVVGTVYYEMQSSVCRAGLHAGVIDNDGGWMDVTREGRKDFFIKSSKNGVQSLGKYQSANSFTVSRVAVKAITCETTVAQLCPFERPAKHCPRLYCPRNCLEENPHISRVIGTRIYSDKSSICRAAVHAGVIRNGVGGYIDVMPVDKRKHYVSSHQNGISSESLQNPPGGKAFRVFAVI; encoded by the exons ATGAGGTCTTGGACCCTGCCGAGGGGCATGCTCCTACCCCTGCTTCTGCTCCACACCGCCAACTCCATGGTGATGCTCCCAAACTCCACAGCCCTGGAGCAGATTTTGGAGAAGTATCATGACGAGAAGGGGGACTGGTGGGAGGCCAAGCAGAGGGGGAAGAGAGCAATCACGGACAGTGACGCTCAGCTCATCCTGGATCTTCATAACAAGCTCCGAGGCCAGGTTTACCCTCCTGCTTCCAACATGGAGTACATG GTGTGGGACACTGAGCTGGAGCGAACGGCAGAAGAGTGGGCAGAGACGTGTTTGTGGGAGCATGGGCCTGCTGGTCTGCTGCCACAGATCGGACAGAACCTGGGAGCACACTGGGGAAG gtatcgcCCTCCTACGTTCCATGTGCAGGCGTGGTACGATGAAGTGAAAGACTTCACCTTCCCTTACCCTCAGGAGTGTAACCCTTACTGCCCCTTCAGATGCTCCGGCCCAGTTTGTACTCATTACACACAG CTGGTTTGGGCCACCAGCAGCCGGATCGGCTGTGCTGTCAACTTGTGCTACAACATGAACGTGTGGGGGCAGATTTGGGCCAAAGCTGTTTATCTTGTCTGCAATTATTCACCCAA GGGAAACTGGTGGGGCTATGCACCTTACAAACATGGGACTCCATGCTCTGCTTGCCCTCCCAGCTATGGAGGAGGCTGCAAGGACAACCTCTGCTACAAAG ATGACAGCTCCTACCCCCCTAAAGAGGAAACGGAAGAAAACAACTTCATCGAGCCAGAGGCCCCCCGTACTCCGCAGAAGCCCCGGCCAAGGGCCCCCAAGCCTGAGCCTCCTCCTGCCCCGGCCCCCACCCAGCCCCCCACAGAGGACCTGCAGAAGAATGAAGTGGTCAACACACagcagatgt CCCAGCTTGTGACCTGTGACACGAAGCTTCGAGATCAGTGTAAAGGAACTCCATGTAATAG ATACGAGTGTCCAGCTGGGTGCCTAGATGCTCCAGGAAAAGTGGTTGGCACAGTGTACTATGAAATG CAATCCAGTGTGTGCAGAGCTGGTCTACACGCAGGTGTCATAGATAatgatggaggatggatggatgtaacaAGAGAAGGCAGGAAGGACTTTTTCATCAAATCCAGCAAGAATGGAGTCCAGTCCCTTGG AAAATACCAGAGTGCTAATTCCTTCACAGTCTCCAGAGTGGCAG ttaaaGCCATCACATGTGAAACCACAGTGGCACAGCTGTGTCCATTCGAGAGGCCGGCCAAACATTGTCCAAG gCTTTACTGCCCAAGAAACTGCTTAGAAGAGAATCCTCACATATCTAGAGTGATTGGTACCAGAATATACTCTGAT AAGTCCAGTATATGCCGAGCAGCGGTGCACGCTGGAGTGATCAGGAATGGCGTGGGCGGATACATCGATGTGATGCCTGTGGACAAGCGGAAACACTATGTTTCCTCACACCAAAACGGCATTTCCTCTGAAAG CCTTCAGAACCCTCCTGGAGGGAAGGCGTTCCGGGTGTTCGCCGTGATTTGA